One genomic region from Grus americana isolate bGruAme1 chromosome 15, bGruAme1.mat, whole genome shotgun sequence encodes:
- the LOC129213280 gene encoding ubiquinol-cytochrome-c reductase complex assembly factor 4 → MSWALSRWRARRSLRLPGPRRWLARRRGAEGADAEGGGAIPFSASKASPRAWSVSRSMGSDHERPWVKVLPLSLLCAGLLIWCAFREKTEIDERLEAVFSGQIADSLDVAQKSNAPLQPQEDK, encoded by the exons ATGAGCTGGGCGCTGAGCCGCTGGCG GGCGCGGCGCTCCCTGCGCCTGCCTGGGCCCCGGAGGTGGctggcgcggcggcggggcgcggaggGCGCGGATGCGGAGGGCGGGGGGGCCATCCCCTTCTCCGCCAGCAAGGCCAGTCCGCGGGCGTGGAGCGTCAGCCGGTCTATGGGGAGCGACCACGAGAGGCCGTGGGTGAAGGTGCTGCCCCTCAGCCTGCTGTGCGCTGGGCTGTTGATCTGGTGCGCGTTCAGGGAAAAAACGGAGATCGATGAGCGGCTGGAAGCGGTGTTCTCCGGGCAGATCGCGGACTCCTTAGATGTGGCCCAAAAAAGCAATGCTCCCCTGCAGCCGCAGGAGGACAAGTGA